A genome region from Mastacembelus armatus chromosome 8, fMasArm1.2, whole genome shotgun sequence includes the following:
- the LOC113140539 gene encoding uncharacterized protein LOC113140539 produces MNSLLNGNQTLNHCSRHFQSKAKNSRPRHLHQSTLNLGDTAPCYTTIHSQSYSGRSTDGRPLIFHLRDPSFPSQHHTCLDLSNSLTPLQFPLLSHTKEVHSPKHITPRVDLKVENWTRYHSGQTVRELTNPQNPSEYWTTYKTNHTPPGTGSLPQLASGTPTQWHQHDILTGSIYSAELYTSRNKKKFGEKKQAAGPGKPRRQSRDKLLWATRRWEMDYSALRLY; encoded by the exons ATGAACAGCTTATTGAATGGTAACCAGACTTTAAACCACTGTAGTCGGCATTTCCAAAGTAAAGCAAAGAACTCTAGACCAAGGCATCTGCATCAGAGCACCCTAAACTTGGGTGACACAGCACCCTGCTACACCACCATCCATAGCCAG AGTTATTCAGGCAGGTCCACTGATGGACGTCCTCTCATCTTCCATCTTAGAGATCCCAGCTTCCCTTCCCAGCATCATACCTGTCTGGATCTCAGTAACAGCCTCACACCGCTGCAGTTTCCACTGCTGTCACACACTAAAGAGGTGCACAGCCCCAAACACATCACTCCG AGAGTCGACTTGAAGGTGGAAAACTGGACCCGGTATCACAGTGGTCAGACTGTCAGAGAGCTCACCAACCCACAAAATCCATCTGAGTACTGGACCACCTACAAAACCAACCACACACCCCCAGGAACTGGCAGCCTGCCACAGTTGGCCAGCGGCACACCAACACAGTGGCATCAGCATGATATACTGACAGGTAGCATTTATTCCGCAGAACTTTATACatcaagaaacaagaaaaaatttG GTGAAAAGAAGCAGGCGGCTGGTCCAGGGAAACCCAGAAGACAGTCGAGAGACAAGCTGCTGTGGGCAACAAGACGATGGGAGATGGATTACTCTGCACTTAGACTATACTGA